One stretch of Arachis hypogaea cultivar Tifrunner chromosome 20, arahy.Tifrunner.gnm2.J5K5, whole genome shotgun sequence DNA includes these proteins:
- the LOC112786328 gene encoding uncharacterized protein — protein sequence MMKTKALHQRSKKETVPTLREHKKVSMAKKLLHRYKNDAHFWLFHDSVTDHFANCLKTDIELLNSSRSTDISLAAIARRIFPREGKSEYEGIEETYYAYRIRDRLRKDVFIPLRKSRLLRHDKERFQKYLEVVKSGKTTIASSALLPHKIRAPLGDVAELQWSRMVGDMFSKGKIKNCLAVCDVFGSMSGVPMEVFVALGLLVSELNEKPWAGKVITFGEDPQLHLIEGNNLNSKTKFIREMEWGMNTDF from the exons atgaTGAAAACAAAAGCATTGCACCAGAGGAGTAAGAAGGAGACTGTCCCTACTCTCAGGGAACACAAGAAGGTTTCCATGGCCAAGAAGCTCCTTCACCGTTACAAGAATGATGCACATTTTTGGCTTTTCCACGATAGCGTCACCGATCACTTTGCCAATTGTTTGAAGACCGATATAGAGTTACTGAATTCCAGCAGATCAACGGATATTAGTCTTGCG GCCATTGCGAGGAGAATCTTTCCTCGCGAGGGTAAGTCTGAGTATGAAGGAATCGAGGAGACGTATTATGCTTACAGGATCCGCGATCGGTTGAGGAAGGACGTTTTTATCCCTCTTAGGAAG AGTCGCCTCTTAAGGCATGACAAAGAGAGGTTCCAGAAGTACCTTGAGGTCGTGAAGTCAGGGAAGACTACCATTGCCTCTAGTGCTTTGCTTCCTCATAAGATCAGAGCGCCTTTGGGAGACGTGGCAGAGCTTCAATGGAGTAGAATGGTGGGTGACATGTTCAGTAAAGGTAAGATAAAGAACTGTTTGGCTGTGTGTGATGTTTTTGGGAGTATGAGTggggttcccatggaggtttttGTTGCATTGGGACTATTGGTGTCTGAATTGAATGAGAAACCATGGGCAGGAAAGGTTATCACATTCGGTGAAGATCCTCAGCTTCATTTGATTGAAGGCAATAATCTTAATTCCAAGACTAAGTTTATTAGGGAGATGGAGTGGGGGATGAACACAGATTTCTAG